Proteins encoded within one genomic window of Cucumis sativus cultivar 9930 chromosome 3, Cucumber_9930_V3, whole genome shotgun sequence:
- the LOC101203937 gene encoding protein RDM1, whose amino-acid sequence MKRPMPWNEQVDIISSGESSSSDSEAAIQNDGYEFKPSLDDFKIPAKEMTSEGMLMKRAEMYQEYMKQIQIPAQRGSVIPFTTWMGLGKSIKQLYGQPLHYLTNILLKQWDQLRLGSADEYKPLDTVIHPSKAEATVWLVEEIHRRTSSHHHVAKLWLSDPMHQAYVDSIFPQL is encoded by the exons atgaaGAGGCCAATGCCCTGGAATGAACAAGTAGATATTATATCATCAGGTGAATCTTCTTCCTCTGATTCAGAAGCAGCAATACAAAATGATGGATATGAGTTCAAGCCTTCCCTAGACGATTTCAAAATTCCAGCCAAAGAAATGACATCTGAAG GTATGTTGATGAAAAGGGCGGAAATGTATCAAGAATACATGAAACAGATCCAAATCCCAGCACAACGTGGTTCTGTGATACCATTTACAACTTGGATGGGTTTAGGCAAATCTATAAAGCAACTTTATGGCCAACCTTTGCACTACTTGACTAACATTCTACTCAAACAATGGGATCAATTACGGTTAGGAAGTGCGGATGAATATAAGCCATTGGATACTGTAATTCATCCGAGTAAAGCTGAAGCAACTGTATGGCTGGTTGAAGAGATTCATAGGCGCACCTCATCACATCATCATGTTGCTAAACTCTGGTTATCAGACCCGATGCACCAAGCGTATGTTGACTCTATTTTCCCCCAACTATGA